In one window of Meiothermus sp. DNA:
- a CDS encoding GNAT family N-acetyltransferase, with the protein MELRGPRLLLRSPRPEDTETLFALMSDLELAPFVYWNPHQSPHETYEYLEHLQAQEGFFIIETEGRPAGVIGLHLDWPNKLGETETWLGRPYWGTGLNTEAKVVLFDFAFGPWDLRRIQAIAHVHNPRSQRALEKLGFRREGLLRRWRWIRGEPWDFYMYSLLPEEWMSSRPPIFY; encoded by the coding sequence ATGGAACTGCGCGGCCCCCGCCTGCTGCTTCGCTCCCCTCGACCAGAGGACACCGAGACGCTGTTTGCCCTGATGTCCGACCTCGAGCTGGCCCCCTTTGTCTACTGGAACCCCCACCAGAGCCCCCACGAAACCTACGAGTACCTGGAGCACCTGCAAGCCCAGGAGGGCTTTTTCATCATCGAGACCGAGGGCCGGCCCGCCGGGGTGATCGGGCTGCACCTGGACTGGCCCAACAAGCTGGGCGAGACCGAGACCTGGCTGGGGCGGCCCTACTGGGGCACCGGCCTCAACACCGAGGCCAAGGTGGTGCTCTTCGATTTTGCTTTTGGGCCCTGGGACTTGCGCCGCATCCAGGCCATTGCCCATGTGCATAACCCCCGCTCGCAGCGGGCGCTGGAAAAGCTGGGCTTTCGGCGCGAGGGGCTGTTGCGCCGCTGGCGCTGGATTCGCGGGGAGCCGTGGGACTTCTACATGTACAGCCTGCTGCCCGAAGAATGGATGTCGAGCCGACCACCCATTTTTTACTAG
- a CDS encoding 2,3-bisphosphoglycerate-independent phosphoglycerate mutase, translated as MDMLPVIAELTQKTPSKILLVVLDGVGGLPQTPGGPTELAAAHTPNLDALAQQSALGLLTPVYPGLAPGSGPGHLSLFGYDPFRYLVGRGALSAIGIGADFQDGDVGVRGNFATLDASGLVVDRRAGRPSDAENVRVVSKLKAAITEIEGVRVSFYTESEHRFVVILRGAGLGEKVSDTDPQKTGVAPLPSRPHDETDAASAKTARVLNALTARIREVLHNEPQINGALFRGISEKPRFPSMAEVYKVRPACVASYPMYKGVASLVGMDVLPVEGAEDAPQGKVKALQAHWEQYDFFYLHFKKTDSTGEDGNFQEKVHKVELFDQLLPELLALKPDVLAITGDHSTPSVLKAHSWHPVPLLLQAPFLRNDPAQRFTEDEAAKGSLGHLRGVELMPLLLAHAGKLQKYGA; from the coding sequence ATGGATATGCTCCCGGTGATTGCCGAGTTGACCCAAAAAACCCCTTCCAAGATTCTGCTGGTCGTGCTGGACGGCGTGGGCGGGTTGCCGCAAACGCCCGGCGGGCCCACCGAACTGGCTGCAGCCCACACCCCCAACCTGGATGCCCTGGCCCAGCAGAGCGCTCTGGGGCTCCTGACCCCGGTCTATCCGGGCCTGGCCCCCGGCTCGGGCCCCGGCCACCTCTCGCTCTTTGGCTACGACCCCTTCAGGTACCTGGTGGGGCGGGGGGCGCTCTCGGCCATTGGAATTGGGGCCGATTTCCAGGACGGCGACGTGGGGGTGCGCGGCAACTTTGCCACCCTGGACGCCTCGGGTCTGGTGGTAGACCGCCGGGCAGGCCGGCCCAGCGACGCCGAGAATGTGCGGGTAGTGAGCAAGCTTAAGGCTGCCATCACAGAAATTGAGGGTGTGCGGGTGAGCTTCTACACCGAGTCCGAGCATCGCTTTGTGGTGATTTTGCGCGGGGCTGGTTTGGGCGAAAAAGTGAGCGATACTGACCCCCAGAAAACCGGCGTAGCCCCCCTCCCCTCGCGCCCTCACGATGAAACCGACGCAGCCAGCGCCAAAACTGCCCGCGTGCTCAACGCCCTTACCGCCCGCATTCGGGAAGTGCTGCACAACGAGCCGCAGATCAACGGGGCGCTCTTCCGGGGCATCTCCGAGAAGCCACGGTTTCCCAGTATGGCTGAGGTCTACAAGGTGCGCCCGGCTTGTGTGGCCAGCTACCCCATGTACAAGGGGGTGGCCAGTCTGGTGGGCATGGACGTGCTGCCGGTGGAGGGAGCAGAAGACGCCCCCCAGGGCAAGGTCAAGGCCCTGCAAGCGCACTGGGAGCAGTACGACTTCTTCTACCTGCACTTCAAGAAAACCGACTCCACAGGTGAGGATGGCAACTTCCAGGAGAAGGTACACAAGGTGGAGCTATTCGACCAGTTGCTGCCCGAGCTGCTGGCCCTGAAGCCCGATGTGCTGGCCATCACCGGCGACCACTCCACCCCCTCGGTGCTGAAGGCCCACTCCTGGCACCCCGTACCCTTGCTGCTGCAAGCGCCTTTCCTGCGCAACGACCCCGCCCAGCGCTTCACCGAGGACGAAGCTGCCAAGGGTAGCCTGGGCCACCTGCGGGGGGTGGAGCTGATGCCCTTGCTGCTGGCACACGCAGGCAAGCTACAAAAGTACGGGGCCTAG
- a CDS encoding ABC transporter permease, whose amino-acid sequence MQPSPNKLRREGSPWTGLWAVFFKEMADHLSSTRMRILEVLILFSAVGAVYAGAQTLRQTISEDPFLLLRVFTAAQDPLPSFVAFLSFFLPLAAIALGFDAINGEYNRNTLSRILAQPIYRDALLWGKFLAGLATLALILLALFLLVVGLGLVFLGVPPGSEEVGRALLFLLATLAYTGVWLGVALVTSVLFRSAATSALAAIAVWLFFALFWGIIAQLLAQAVAPFDPFDPESELRQTEALLAFSRLSPNTLYAEAIQVLLNPGVRSLGPVLITQLQGALLGSPLPIGQSFLLAWPQLTGLIALTLLLFALAYVLFQRREVRA is encoded by the coding sequence ATGCAGCCTAGTCCCAACAAACTTCGGCGTGAAGGATCGCCTTGGACGGGGTTATGGGCGGTCTTTTTCAAGGAAATGGCCGACCACCTCAGCAGTACCCGGATGCGAATCCTGGAGGTGCTGATCCTGTTCTCGGCGGTGGGTGCGGTCTACGCAGGGGCTCAAACCCTGCGCCAAACCATCAGCGAAGACCCCTTTCTGCTGCTGAGGGTTTTTACCGCTGCCCAGGATCCTTTACCCTCGTTTGTAGCTTTTTTGAGCTTCTTCTTACCCCTCGCAGCTATTGCCCTGGGCTTCGATGCCATTAACGGCGAGTATAACCGCAACACCCTTTCGCGCATCCTCGCCCAGCCCATCTACCGCGATGCCCTTTTGTGGGGTAAGTTTTTGGCCGGACTGGCCACCCTGGCTTTGATTTTGCTGGCCCTGTTTTTGCTGGTGGTGGGCCTGGGTCTGGTTTTTCTGGGTGTTCCTCCCGGAAGCGAGGAAGTCGGACGGGCCTTGCTCTTCTTGCTGGCTACACTGGCTTATACCGGGGTTTGGCTGGGTGTTGCCCTGGTCACCTCGGTGCTTTTCCGTAGCGCGGCCACCTCGGCACTGGCGGCCATAGCAGTCTGGCTTTTTTTTGCCCTGTTCTGGGGCATCATAGCCCAGCTTCTGGCTCAGGCTGTAGCCCCTTTCGACCCATTTGACCCCGAGAGTGAGCTGCGCCAGACTGAAGCCCTGCTGGCTTTCTCCCGTCTTTCACCCAACACCCTGTACGCTGAGGCCATCCAGGTCCTCCTGAACCCTGGGGTACGGAGCCTGGGCCCGGTGCTGATTACTCAACTGCAGGGGGCTTTGCTGGGTTCACCCCTCCCCATAGGTCAGAGTTTCTTACTGGCCTGGCCCCAGCTGACAGGCCTAATCGCGCTTACCTTGCTGCTGTTTGCCCTGGCCTATGTGCTTTTCCAGCGGCGGGAAGTGCGGGCTTAG
- a CDS encoding ABC transporter ATP-binding protein codes for MVIETQGLTKRYGKVVAVDGLDLRIEAGEVYGLLGPNGSGKTTTILMLLGLTEPSAGTVRVLGLDPTREPLSLKKQVGYLPDSVGFYNEMTAWENLAYTARLNGLPRDLSRIRIERVLQRMGLAEVAHRPVSAFSRGMRQRLGLAEVLLKEPRVVVLDEPTLGLDPEAAQEFLKMIQSLKAEGITVLLSSHLLHQVQTICDRVGLFHKGKLVLEGRVEELAQRILGGAYRIRLEATPLDGLVERLQALPEISRVQTDTRGLRLEASQDIRPQVARTVLEAGAALHSLLLEQPSLDEVYARYFQEVRHAA; via the coding sequence ATGGTCATAGAGACCCAAGGCCTGACCAAGCGCTATGGCAAGGTGGTAGCGGTAGATGGACTCGACCTGCGCATCGAGGCGGGGGAAGTCTACGGCCTTTTAGGCCCCAACGGCTCCGGTAAAACCACAACCATCCTCATGCTGTTGGGGCTGACCGAGCCCAGCGCTGGAACGGTGCGGGTGCTGGGGCTCGACCCTACCCGCGAGCCCCTTTCTCTCAAAAAACAGGTGGGCTACCTTCCCGACTCGGTGGGTTTTTATAACGAGATGACAGCCTGGGAGAACCTCGCTTATACCGCCCGCCTCAATGGTCTGCCTCGAGACCTGTCCAGGATCCGCATTGAACGGGTGCTGCAGCGCATGGGCCTGGCCGAGGTGGCCCATCGCCCGGTCAGCGCGTTTTCCCGGGGTATGCGCCAGCGCCTGGGGCTGGCTGAGGTGCTCCTCAAAGAGCCCCGGGTGGTTGTTTTAGACGAGCCTACCCTGGGCCTCGATCCTGAGGCGGCGCAAGAGTTCTTGAAAATGATCCAGAGCCTGAAGGCCGAGGGAATAACGGTGCTGCTTTCCTCGCACCTGCTACACCAAGTGCAGACCATCTGCGACCGGGTGGGGCTTTTCCACAAAGGGAAACTGGTACTGGAGGGGCGGGTAGAAGAGCTGGCCCAGCGGATTTTGGGGGGTGCGTACCGGATTCGCCTCGAGGCCACCCCTTTGGATGGCCTGGTAGAACGTTTGCAAGCCTTGCCAGAGATAAGCCGGGTTCAAACCGATACCCGCGGGCTCAGGCTGGAGGCCAGCCAGGACATCCGGCCCCAGGTGGCCCGCACCGTGCTCGAGGCCGGGGCAGCCCTCCATAGCCTCTTGTTGGAGCAACCCAGTCTAGACGAGGTCTACGCCCGTTACTTCCAGGAGGTACGCCATGCAGCCTAG
- a CDS encoding NEW3 domain-containing protein has translation MLLLTSLGLAQGYRGLALYTPYPSQSVRVGETINLPITLKGYSLPPQTVQVRLTESAQGWKASLLGGGRVVSAVYVLPDGEQSLSLRLEPPQNVRPGTYRFRLIAEGSGVRAELPIALTLGQVLPKRLSLESELPVLKGTPTASFRYRVILKNESDQDLLTNLEAEAPENFRVSFSTAFGGQEVNSLPLKAGETKDLDVQVTPPRQVEAKVYAVTLRALAGEAKAELVVNLDITGQTELSLTTPEGRLSGRAYAGRENPIKLVVKNTGSAPAENLEFSASEPSGWEVKFEPDKIEKLAPGGESEVTAKIKPSPRAVAGDYMLTLRTSAGSAQASADYRVTVQTSTLWGLVGVALIAVAVGAVGFAVSRFGRR, from the coding sequence ATGCTTCTGCTGACGAGCCTGGGCCTCGCCCAGGGTTACCGGGGTCTGGCTCTGTACACACCTTATCCTTCCCAAAGTGTGCGCGTGGGAGAAACCATAAACCTGCCCATTACCCTCAAGGGCTATAGTCTGCCGCCCCAAACCGTCCAGGTGCGGCTCACCGAGTCGGCACAGGGCTGGAAGGCCAGCCTGCTGGGTGGAGGCCGGGTCGTGAGTGCGGTCTATGTGTTGCCCGACGGAGAACAAAGCCTTTCCCTGCGCCTCGAACCCCCCCAGAACGTGCGACCCGGCACCTATCGCTTCAGGTTAATCGCCGAGGGCAGTGGGGTACGGGCCGAGTTGCCGATTGCACTCACGCTGGGTCAGGTACTACCCAAACGGCTCTCCCTCGAGTCCGAGCTTCCGGTGCTTAAAGGCACCCCCACCGCCAGCTTTCGCTATCGTGTCATCCTCAAAAACGAAAGCGACCAAGACCTGCTGACCAACCTGGAGGCCGAGGCCCCGGAAAACTTCCGGGTCAGCTTCAGCACCGCTTTTGGCGGCCAGGAGGTCAACAGCTTGCCCCTAAAGGCCGGAGAAACCAAAGATCTTGATGTTCAGGTCACGCCTCCGCGGCAGGTAGAAGCCAAGGTGTATGCCGTTACCCTGCGTGCATTGGCAGGGGAAGCCAAGGCTGAACTGGTCGTGAACCTGGACATCACCGGCCAAACCGAGCTTAGCCTCACCACCCCCGAGGGGCGGCTTTCTGGGCGGGCCTATGCAGGCCGAGAAAACCCCATCAAGCTGGTGGTCAAGAACACCGGCAGCGCACCGGCAGAAAACCTCGAGTTCTCGGCCAGTGAGCCATCGGGTTGGGAAGTCAAGTTTGAACCCGACAAAATCGAGAAGCTGGCCCCGGGGGGCGAGTCGGAGGTCACGGCTAAAATCAAGCCGTCTCCTCGAGCTGTAGCAGGCGACTATATGCTCACCCTGAGGACATCTGCGGGTAGCGCCCAGGCCTCGGCCGATTACCGGGTTACGGTGCAGACCTCTACTTTATGGGGTCTGGTGGGGGTGGCCTTGATCGCGGTGGCGGTTGGGGCAGTGGGCTTTGCCGTTTCGCGCTTTGGACGCCGTTAG
- a CDS encoding Hsp20/alpha crystallin family protein, with translation MPLRSWNLSTTNDFFQEFDRLWNEVTTSLGSPLTSRYPYDLYETGDSLVLEMAVPGLRKDDLEVRLEGNQLTIRGTYPETQNAEERRYWSRGLPRGSFVQSLTLPASVEVDKIQATITDGLLRLTLPKVEQARVRKIAISSA, from the coding sequence ATGCCTCTGCGGAGCTGGAATCTCTCAACTACAAACGACTTCTTCCAAGAATTTGACCGGCTCTGGAACGAGGTAACCACCTCTCTAGGCAGCCCGCTGACGAGCAGGTATCCTTATGACCTCTACGAAACTGGAGACAGCCTGGTACTTGAGATGGCTGTACCCGGCCTGCGCAAGGATGACCTCGAGGTTCGCCTGGAGGGCAACCAGCTTACCATTCGCGGCACTTACCCCGAGACCCAGAACGCCGAGGAACGCCGCTATTGGTCGCGCGGATTGCCGCGGGGAAGCTTCGTTCAAAGCCTTACCCTGCCTGCTTCGGTTGAGGTAGACAAGATTCAGGCCACCATTACCGATGGTCTGCTGCGCCTGACCCTGCCCAAAGTCGAGCAGGCCCGGGTACGTAAAATCGCTATTAGCTCGGCGTAA
- a CDS encoding VanW family protein, translated as MRKTILAAFFWISLAWAGPDGIYYALENRIEKGQIVTIGTPQRIKIGGVGQLETLLTKAARPAREARWFYDEALKDWVLADQMGHSFAVAEAKKRYLEALSNKQDEFILPVSHTLHPKGAPYYYNLGIRQLLAEATTSFAGSSYERRYNITLGASRLNGVQIAPGETFSFAKAMGEVSERTGFKKAFVISGEQTVEGVGGGMCQVSTTLFRSAYFSGLPIVQRRPHSYQVRYYQPTGLDAAVFLPALDLRFKNDTPGYLLIQSSVSGSRLTFRVFGTKDREVTWSNPVTISRTPAPPTRFIVSPELPAQRFVQVDWAAEGATVNVYRTIRFASGKVTRDTLTSTYRPWGAVWLVGEGTRLRSGRVITAATDDAPDNHGYRLPTQTALRPASNR; from the coding sequence ATGCGAAAAACCATTCTCGCTGCTTTTTTCTGGATTTCTCTGGCGTGGGCGGGGCCAGATGGCATTTACTATGCCTTGGAGAACCGCATTGAAAAAGGCCAGATCGTCACCATTGGCACCCCTCAGCGCATCAAGATTGGCGGGGTGGGCCAGCTTGAAACTCTGTTGACCAAAGCCGCCCGACCTGCGCGGGAGGCCCGCTGGTTCTACGACGAGGCCCTGAAGGACTGGGTACTCGCCGACCAGATGGGCCACAGCTTTGCGGTTGCCGAGGCCAAAAAACGCTACCTCGAGGCCCTCAGCAACAAGCAGGACGAATTTATCCTGCCGGTCTCCCACACCCTTCACCCCAAAGGCGCCCCCTACTACTACAACCTGGGCATCCGTCAGCTCTTGGCCGAGGCCACCACCTCCTTTGCCGGTTCCTCCTACGAACGCCGCTACAACATCACCCTGGGAGCCAGCCGCCTGAACGGGGTGCAGATTGCCCCCGGCGAGACCTTTTCCTTTGCTAAAGCCATGGGCGAGGTCTCCGAGCGCACCGGCTTCAAAAAAGCCTTTGTGATCTCCGGCGAACAAACCGTGGAGGGCGTGGGCGGGGGCATGTGTCAGGTCTCTACCACCCTTTTCCGCTCGGCCTACTTCTCCGGGCTGCCCATTGTGCAGCGCCGCCCGCACAGCTACCAGGTGCGCTACTATCAGCCTACCGGCCTCGATGCAGCAGTGTTTCTGCCCGCCCTCGACCTCCGGTTCAAAAACGACACCCCCGGCTACCTGCTCATCCAGAGCAGCGTCAGCGGCAGCCGCCTCACCTTCCGCGTGTTCGGCACCAAAGACCGAGAGGTGACCTGGAGCAACCCGGTTACCATTAGCCGCACCCCGGCCCCGCCCACCCGCTTTATCGTGAGCCCCGAGCTACCCGCCCAGCGCTTTGTGCAGGTGGATTGGGCCGCCGAGGGGGCCACGGTGAACGTTTACCGCACCATCCGCTTTGCAAGCGGTAAGGTGACCAGGGACACCCTGACCAGCACCTACCGTCCCTGGGGTGCGGTCTGGCTGGTGGGGGAGGGTACCCGCCTGCGCTCGGGTCGGGTGATTACCGCCGCCACCGACGACGCACCCGACAACCACGGCTACCGCTTGCCCACCCAGACCGCCCTGCGCCCAGCCAGCAACCGCTAG
- a CDS encoding TrmH family RNA methyltransferase, whose amino-acid sequence MTPERLAKMRAVLDKRQPDLTVLLERVHKPHNFSAILRSCDAVGVLEANAIPAKHGIPDLEGADGLSLEGKTYNETSGSAAKWVGLHLHEGTASAFTHLRARGFQVLAAHFSERAVDYRVADYTRPTCILLGTEKWGVSPEAAELSDGHIQIPMMGMVQSLNVSVAAAVILFEAQRQRLQAGFYEQPRLSPEHYEAVLRSWVARHERGRG is encoded by the coding sequence GTGACGCCGGAGCGCCTTGCCAAAATGCGTGCGGTGCTGGATAAGCGCCAGCCCGACCTGACGGTGCTCCTGGAACGGGTGCACAAGCCCCATAACTTCTCGGCCATCCTGCGCTCCTGCGATGCGGTAGGAGTGCTGGAGGCCAACGCAATTCCCGCTAAGCACGGCATTCCCGACCTGGAAGGAGCCGATGGCCTGAGCCTGGAGGGCAAAACCTACAACGAGACCTCTGGCTCGGCGGCCAAATGGGTGGGGCTGCACCTTCATGAAGGCACCGCCTCGGCTTTTACCCATCTGAGGGCGCGCGGGTTTCAGGTGCTGGCTGCGCATTTTTCTGAGCGGGCCGTGGACTACCGCGTGGCCGACTACACCCGCCCGACCTGTATCCTGCTGGGTACCGAAAAGTGGGGGGTTTCGCCCGAAGCCGCCGAACTATCGGACGGGCATATCCAGATTCCCATGATGGGCATGGTGCAGAGCCTGAATGTGTCGGTAGCGGCGGCGGTGATCCTCTTTGAGGCCCAGCGGCAGCGCCTACAGGCGGGGTTTTATGAACAGCCCCGCCTTTCACCAGAGCACTACGAGGCTGTGCTGCGAAGCTGGGTAGCTCGGCATGAGCGGGGTCGGGGCTAG
- a CDS encoding zinc-binding dehydrogenase, with protein MKAIVVEQNGPPETLRYQEVPDPSPKAGEVLVRTTLTSLNYADVQARRGGYEAGSPPPFIPGLDAVGIVEALGEGVEGLQVGQRVAAFAAGGSYAEKVVAKAVLAYPVPPELPDEAVSGLTALVTAYNTLTWAGRLQKGETVLVHAAAGGVGSLAVQIANALGAGRVFGTVGSSAKAGFVRNLGADEVLDYDGFAEKVLGLTQQQGADLILDSVAGEVFNQGMQCLAPFGRLVVYGHASGQAGTFETRPLHRQTKAVIGYSSGHYRRSRPELLRPTVEAVFELLEAGKIRLEIGARFKMEEAPKAHALMENRQSMGKILLYP; from the coding sequence ATGAAAGCCATTGTGGTTGAGCAAAACGGCCCCCCCGAAACCCTGCGCTATCAGGAAGTGCCCGACCCCAGCCCCAAAGCGGGCGAAGTGTTGGTACGCACCACCCTCACGAGCCTTAACTACGCCGATGTGCAGGCCCGGCGGGGGGGCTACGAGGCGGGCTCGCCCCCGCCCTTCATCCCTGGGCTGGATGCAGTCGGAATCGTAGAGGCGCTGGGAGAAGGGGTGGAAGGCCTGCAGGTAGGGCAACGGGTGGCGGCGTTTGCCGCCGGGGGTTCGTATGCCGAAAAGGTGGTTGCAAAAGCGGTACTCGCCTACCCGGTTCCCCCCGAGCTGCCCGACGAGGCGGTGTCGGGCCTCACCGCGCTGGTCACGGCCTACAACACCCTGACCTGGGCCGGGCGGCTACAAAAAGGTGAGACCGTGCTGGTACACGCCGCTGCTGGAGGGGTGGGGAGTCTGGCGGTACAGATAGCCAATGCACTGGGCGCCGGACGGGTCTTCGGAACCGTGGGCAGCTCAGCCAAGGCCGGGTTTGTGCGCAACCTGGGAGCCGATGAAGTTTTGGACTACGATGGCTTTGCGGAAAAGGTACTGGGTCTCACCCAGCAACAAGGCGCCGACCTGATCCTGGACTCGGTGGCCGGCGAGGTCTTCAATCAGGGAATGCAGTGTCTGGCCCCCTTTGGCCGACTGGTGGTGTATGGGCACGCCAGCGGACAGGCTGGAACCTTCGAAACCCGCCCCCTGCACCGCCAGACCAAGGCGGTCATCGGCTACAGCAGCGGACACTACCGGCGCAGCCGACCCGAGCTGCTAAGGCCCACGGTGGAAGCGGTGTTTGAGCTGCTAGAGGCCGGGAAAATTCGGCTAGAAATTGGGGCCCGGTTCAAAATGGAAGAAGCCCCCAAAGCCCACGCCCTGATGGAGAACCGCCAGAGCATGGGTAAAATTCTCCTGTATCCCTAA
- a CDS encoding aldo/keto reductase codes for MSYRRLGKSGLFVHPIALGTMQFGWTADEPTAFAIMDAFVEAGGNLIDTADIYTTWAAGNPGGVSEEIIGRWLKSRGLRDRVIVATKVRGAMGPGGSEGRNHPLQREGLSRAWVMRAVEDSLRRLQVDYIDLYQVHWIDNQVPIEETLSALTDLVRRGYVRYIGCSNFSAWRLMQALWASDKHGLESFVSIQPEYSLAMPTRMNFERELARVCETYGLGVIPYSPLAGGFLTGKYRRDQPLPESVRAQGIASGRFSEQNWKILDKILEIAQQHGVHPAQIALAWLLSRPFMTAPIIGANSVQQLQDLMPAVRLQLSPEEIAALAEVSSWPLSRTEREV; via the coding sequence ATGAGCTACCGTAGACTGGGAAAATCCGGCCTGTTTGTTCACCCTATCGCCCTCGGCACCATGCAGTTTGGCTGGACCGCCGACGAGCCCACGGCTTTTGCCATTATGGACGCCTTTGTGGAAGCGGGGGGTAATCTCATTGACACCGCCGATATCTACACCACCTGGGCTGCCGGCAACCCCGGCGGGGTTTCGGAGGAAATTATTGGTCGCTGGCTCAAGAGCCGGGGGCTGCGTGACCGGGTGATTGTGGCCACCAAGGTGCGCGGGGCCATGGGGCCCGGCGGTTCCGAAGGGCGCAACCATCCCTTGCAACGCGAAGGTCTATCGCGAGCCTGGGTTATGCGGGCTGTGGAGGACAGCCTGCGCCGCTTGCAGGTGGACTACATAGACCTCTATCAGGTGCACTGGATAGACAACCAGGTTCCCATCGAAGAAACCCTCTCGGCCCTAACCGACCTGGTACGCAGGGGCTACGTGCGCTACATCGGCTGCTCCAATTTCTCGGCCTGGCGCTTGATGCAGGCTTTGTGGGCCTCGGACAAGCATGGCCTGGAAAGCTTTGTTTCCATCCAGCCCGAGTACAGCCTGGCCATGCCCACCCGCATGAACTTCGAGCGGGAACTGGCCAGGGTGTGCGAAACCTACGGTCTGGGGGTGATTCCCTACAGCCCCCTGGCCGGTGGCTTCCTGACCGGTAAGTATCGCCGCGACCAGCCCCTGCCCGAAAGCGTGCGGGCCCAGGGCATTGCTAGTGGGCGCTTTAGCGAGCAGAACTGGAAGATCCTGGACAAAATCCTGGAAATCGCTCAGCAGCATGGGGTACACCCGGCGCAGATAGCGCTGGCCTGGCTGCTCTCGCGCCCTTTCATGACCGCGCCCATCATTGGGGCCAACAGCGTGCAACAACTCCAAGACCTGATGCCTGCGGTTCGCCTGCAGTTGAGCCCGGAGGAGATAGCTGCGCTGGCCGAAGTGTCGAGCTGGCCCCTTTCGCGCACCGAGCGGGAGGTTTAG
- the hisG gene encoding ATP phosphoribosyltransferase has protein sequence MIRGRFALVVALPKGRNFADGYNALAAAGLALPTLENERALLHGQEGGVAILELRNHDVPTYVDLGIADVGVVGNDVLLESGRDVYEPVDLGTGACRLSLIRHPQATGPIRRIATKYPRFTAQVLRERGLVADIIELTGNVELAALTELADAVVDVVQTGATLRAAGLVELEVLAHSTARFIVNRQSLKLKRDLLRPLIERLRANAHTLPAST, from the coding sequence ATGATAAGGGGACGTTTCGCTCTGGTGGTAGCCCTGCCCAAAGGGCGCAACTTTGCCGATGGTTACAACGCCCTGGCAGCAGCAGGACTGGCCCTACCAACCCTCGAAAACGAGCGGGCTTTGCTGCACGGTCAGGAGGGGGGGGTGGCGATCCTCGAGCTCCGCAACCACGATGTCCCCACCTACGTAGACCTGGGCATTGCCGATGTCGGCGTGGTAGGCAACGACGTACTCCTGGAGTCGGGGCGCGATGTATACGAGCCCGTAGACCTGGGCACAGGGGCCTGCCGCCTCTCGCTGATTCGCCACCCCCAGGCCACCGGCCCCATCCGCCGCATTGCCACCAAGTATCCGCGCTTTACTGCCCAAGTCTTGCGCGAACGGGGTTTAGTCGCCGACATCATCGAACTCACGGGTAACGTTGAACTGGCTGCTCTTACCGAGCTGGCCGATGCCGTGGTGGATGTGGTGCAGACTGGGGCCACCCTGCGGGCGGCGGGTCTGGTGGAGCTCGAGGTGCTGGCCCACTCCACCGCCCGTTTCATCGTGAACCGGCAGTCGCTCAAGCTCAAGCGCGATCTGCTGCGCCCGCTCATCGAACGCTTGCGGGCCAATGCCCATACCCTGCCAGCCTCCACCTGA
- a CDS encoding pseudouridine synthase — MAKERLDKVLGHLGVGTRKEIHRLARAGLIVIDGHTITDAAFKFDPALSRIEVAGELLEYQAYFYLMLHKPAGYITSTKDRDGIPITALLPEEWQRSDWMPVGRLDKDTEGLLLLTTDGELLHRLTHPRWKVAKRYYVELAAPATPEDEAVFASGTLELEGEPLQPAELHIGPDPHKVELVIREGKFHQVKRMFAARGNQVTYLKRVAFGPLSLPSDLTTGESRKLLLEEIGALYEAVGLEWQE; from the coding sequence ATGGCCAAAGAACGCCTCGACAAAGTGCTGGGACACCTGGGGGTGGGCACCCGCAAGGAGATACACCGACTGGCTCGAGCGGGCCTGATTGTCATAGACGGCCACACCATCACCGACGCGGCCTTCAAGTTCGACCCCGCCTTGTCGCGCATCGAGGTGGCGGGGGAGTTGCTGGAGTACCAGGCTTATTTTTACCTGATGCTCCACAAACCTGCTGGCTACATTACCTCCACCAAAGACCGTGACGGCATTCCCATCACCGCCCTGCTGCCCGAGGAATGGCAGCGCAGCGACTGGATGCCGGTAGGCCGCCTGGACAAGGATACCGAAGGGCTCTTGCTGCTTACCACCGATGGTGAACTGCTACACCGCCTGACCCACCCGCGCTGGAAGGTAGCCAAACGCTACTATGTCGAGCTGGCCGCCCCGGCCACGCCCGAAGATGAAGCGGTGTTTGCATCGGGCACACTTGAACTCGAGGGCGAACCGCTCCAGCCTGCCGAACTGCACATTGGCCCCGACCCTCACAAGGTGGAGCTGGTAATTCGGGAAGGCAAGTTTCACCAGGTCAAGCGGATGTTTGCCGCCAGGGGCAACCAGGTAACCTATCTCAAGCGGGTTGCTTTTGGGCCGCTCTCCCTTCCCAGCGACTTAACTACGGGAGAATCGCGCAAACTACTTCTCGAGGAAATAGGTGCTCTATACGAGGCCGTGGGTTTGGAGTGGCAGGAATAA